The Pirellulales bacterium genome has a segment encoding these proteins:
- a CDS encoding dihydroorotase, translating to MSSILIKSGRIIDPSQQLDRVTNLLLRDGRVAGYDVAENGQDVILDAARKIVAPGLIDMHVHLREPGREEDETIKTGTAAALAGGFTSIACIPNTEPPIDTQATVEFVLHQAERAGNCNVFVVACVSKNREGKELAEIGQLVESGAVAFSDDGAPVYDAELLRRAYEYCLMFDKPILNHAEVLELTRGGVMHEGLVSLKLGLPGMPAAAEEVMTGRDIILAEATGGRIHIMHISTAGSVELVRRAKRRGVRVTTEVCPHHFTLTDDSLRAFDSNYKMSPPLRARSDVEACIQGLIDGTIDAICTDHAPHAAEKKMQELDRAPFGIVGLETALGLVSTQLVAAGHLTWPQAIEKMTINPARVLGINKGTLALGADADVTLIDPDGEWTVDPERFRSKSRNTPFAGRKLRGRADTVIVAGKVKYCVADPAGRGSSRRDGGV from the coding sequence ATGTCTTCCATCCTGATTAAATCCGGCCGCATCATCGACCCCAGCCAGCAGCTCGACCGGGTGACGAACTTGCTGCTGCGCGACGGTCGTGTCGCCGGCTACGACGTGGCCGAGAACGGGCAAGACGTGATTCTCGACGCCGCACGCAAAATCGTGGCGCCGGGTCTCATCGACATGCACGTCCACTTGCGGGAGCCGGGCCGCGAAGAAGACGAAACGATCAAGACGGGCACCGCCGCCGCTCTGGCGGGCGGGTTCACCTCCATCGCCTGCATTCCCAACACCGAGCCGCCCATCGACACCCAGGCCACCGTCGAATTCGTGCTGCACCAGGCCGAGCGGGCCGGCAACTGCAACGTCTTCGTGGTGGCCTGCGTGAGCAAGAACCGCGAAGGCAAAGAGCTGGCTGAGATCGGGCAGCTCGTCGAGTCGGGAGCGGTGGCTTTCAGTGACGACGGCGCTCCGGTCTACGACGCCGAACTGCTTCGCCGGGCCTACGAATACTGCCTGATGTTCGACAAGCCGATTCTCAACCACGCCGAGGTACTGGAGCTGACGCGCGGCGGCGTGATGCACGAAGGGCTGGTCTCGCTCAAGCTGGGCTTGCCCGGCATGCCGGCGGCGGCCGAAGAGGTGATGACCGGCCGCGACATCATTCTGGCCGAGGCCACGGGCGGGCGGATTCACATCATGCACATCTCGACGGCGGGCAGCGTCGAGCTGGTGCGGCGGGCCAAGCGGCGCGGGGTGCGCGTGACGACGGAGGTTTGCCCGCACCATTTCACCCTGACCGACGATTCTCTGCGAGCGTTCGACTCGAACTACAAGATGAGTCCGCCTCTTCGAGCGCGCAGCGACGTGGAGGCGTGCATTCAGGGGCTGATCGACGGCACGATTGACGCGATCTGCACCGACCATGCGCCGCACGCGGCCGAGAAGAAGATGCAGGAGTTGGACCGTGCCCCGTTCGGCATTGTGGGGCTGGAAACCGCCTTGGGGCTGGTTTCGACGCAGCTCGTGGCCGCCGGGCATCTCACCTGGCCGCAGGCGATCGAAAAGATGACGATCAACCCCGCCCGCGTCTTGGGCATCAACAAGGGGACGCTGGCCCTCGGCGCCGACGCCGACGTGACGCTGATTGACCCTGACGGCGAGTGGACCGTCGATCCGGAGCGTTTCCGATCGAAGAGCCGCAACACGCCCTTCGCCGGCCGCAAGCTTCGCGGCCGGGCCGACACCGTGATCGTCGCCGGCAAAGTGAAGTACTGCGTGGCGGACCCCGCGGGTCGCGGCTCGTCCCGAAGGGACGGCGGAGTTTAG